The segment GGCTTGTTGGAACCGGGCTTGCGCGGTGCCTTTGCTGGTTTGGCATCTTCACGGCGCTCGCGGCCGCCGGCCGTGGTGGGGTTGTCCGGATCAAAGGGGCGCTCTTCACGCGGACGAGTTGATTTGAAGGGGCGGTCTCCGCCCGGGGAGAAGCTGCGCTTGCTGCCTCCGGAGGCGCCGCCGGCACGGCTTGCTCCTCCGCGGCCTGCACCGAAGCTGCTGCCTCCCGTGCGGCCTGCGCTACTGCGGCCTGAGTCTTGCGACTCGTTGCGTCCTGAACTGTTTCGTCCCGAACTATTACGTGGTGAACCCTGGCGTCCCGCCTGTGTCATGACCCGTCCTTTTGTTATGGTGGCCGGCTTGTTCCTTCTCAAGATTAGCCAGCCGGGCAGAGAATATCTGCCCAGTGTGAACTCCGCCCGCTACTTACCGGGCGTTGGTAAATCCTTTGCAATATTAAAATTCATTGGGTTGTTTCCCGCGACTACATGCGTTCGGCGTCGAAGAACTCCTCGATGCCCTCCAGCCCCGGAAGGTGGGGGGACAATTGAGGCAGTTCCGCCAACGAGCCAATGCCCATGCGCTCGAGAAAGTACGAGGTGGTCCGGTAAAGGACAGCCCCGGATTCAGGATCGGTACCTGAATCCTCGATCAGGCCGCGTTGGACAAGGGTCCTGACGACCGAATCGACATTGACGCCGCGGATGGCCGACACCCTGGCCCGGGAAACCGGCTGGCGATACGCGATGACCGCCATGGTTTCAAGGGCTGCCTGCGTCAGCCGCGCGGTCTGGCCTTCGAGAACGAACCTGCCCACGACGTCGGCAAATTCCGCCCGTGAATAGATTCGCCACCCTCCGGCAACGTTCCGCAACTCAAAACCCCGGGGTGCAGCGCTGCTACTTACATCGTTCAATTCACCATGCAAGCCATCAGCGTCCCTGCCCGGGGCTTTAACAGTATAGCCGCTGTACTCCCGCTGAAGTCCCGCCAGCAATTCCTCGACGACGGCGACTGTCACGTTGAGCCCGGCGGCGAGCTCATCCGCGGTGGCCGGTTCGTCGATCACCATGAGGACAGCTTCCAATGCCGCACGAGCGCCACCGGGAAGTCCTTCAAGCTCGGCAAGCCCTTCAAGCTCATCCCCGCCTGTTTCTTGCCCGCTCACAACGGCTCGCCTGCCTTCTCGATGCTATCGGTGTCAGTTTGGGCGTTCGCGCCCATCTCAGCAACGGAATCGTACTCATCGCTCAGGCCGTCACTACTCCATCCTTCAGGGCGCCCTGTCCAGCGGACGGTCAGTTCCGCAAGCGGTCCCGGCTGTTCGAAGGCCACCACGCGATCGCGGAACAATTCCAGCAACGCCAGGAACCGGGCCACGACAACCAGTGTGGACTCTGCGTCGGCAATGAGTGCCCTGAAGGACTGTGCCATTCCGCGTTGTAGGCGGTACCCGATGATTTCCGCCTGTTCCTTGACGCTTACCGGCGTGCCGTGGAGATGGTCCAACCCCACTTCTTCGGGCGTCTGGTCCTTCGGCGCCAACGTCTTGGCCGCGAGGGCCGCGAATTGTTCGGGCGTGTGGCGCCAAATCAGCTCAGGCAGCAATGCGGCAAAATGCCCTTCCAGGGCGACTTGCCGAGGGAAGCGCCGGGCTTCGGATTCCAAAGTGCCGGACATCATCGCGGCTACCTGCTTAAAAGCCTTGTACTGCAGGAGCCGGGCAAACAAAAGGTCCCGGGCTTCCAACAGGGCAATGTCTTCGGCATCCTCGACTTCTCCCGCCGGCAACAGCCTCGCAGCTTTCAGGTCCAGGAGGGTCGCAGCGATAACCAGGAATTCGCTGGCTTCGTCCAGCGCCCAATCCTTCCCTAGTTCCTGCAGGCGCCGGATGTACTTGATGAACTCGTCAGTGACGGTGGCCAACGCAACTTCGGTGATGTCCAGCTTGTGCTTGGAGATCAGGCCGAGCAGGAGATCGAACGGGCCGGTGAAGTTGGCCAGCCGGACCTCAAAGCCGGCCTTTCGTCCGGAAGGCGAGGCTCCGGCGTCGTCCGCGTTGCTTGCAGAGGAGTACGACGGCGGGGCGGCGCCCATCAGGGCGGGCGCGGCTTCAGGTGTGAGTGGCTCTGCCACGCTGGCTAGGGTGCGCCGCCGCGCGAAATCAGTTCCTTGGCCAGCCGACGGTAGGCGTCGGCACCGATGTGGTTTCCGGCGTAGCTGGTGATGGGCTCAGCGGCAACCGTGGCGTCGGCGAACTTAATGGAACGCTTGATGACGGTTTCGAAGACCTTGTCTCCGAATGCCTCCACGAGCCGCGAAATGACTTCCCGGCTATGCAGTGTGCGGGCGTCGTACATCGTGGCGAGCACGCCGTCCACCTGAAGCCGCGGGTTCAGCCGGTCCTGGACCTTTTCGATCGTTTCGACGAGAAGGGCCACGGCGCGGAGGGCGAAGAATTCGCAGATCAACGGAATGATGACTCCGTGCGCGGCCGTCAGGGCGTTGACCGTCAGCAGGCCCAGGGACGGCTGGCAGTCGATGAGCACGACGTCGTAGTCGTCCTCGACGCTCTTGAGCGCGCGGTCCAGCACTTGTTCACGGGCAACCTCGTTGACCAACTGGACTTCGGCCGCGGAAAGGTCGATGTTCGCCGGCAAAAGGTCGATGCCTTCGACGCCGGTCTGCTGGATGGCGTCACGGATGTCCACTTTGCGGTCCATCAGGACGTTGTAGACAGTGAGGTCAAGTTCATGCGGGTTCGCACCGAGGCCCGCGGAAAGGGCACCCTGCGGGTCGAAGTCGACGAGCAGGACGCGACGGCCGAATTCCGCGAGCGCAGCGGCGAGGTTGATGGTTGAGGTGGTCTTGCCCACGCCACCCTTCTGGTTGACCATGGCGATGACCCGGGCCGGGCCATGGGAGGCCAAGGGTGCGGGTTCCGGGAAGTCGCGGTACGGGCGGCCCGTAGGCCCCATGACGGCGTCTTCCAGATCGAAATCCGTGCCCTCCAGCGTAGTTGCTCCCCGATCGCTGCTCACGTATCTATCCACTCTCTCCACGACGGTCATTTCCTGCGGCTGTCTCCAGCATCAGCACTGCTCCCCACCTAGGCTACAGCGCCCGACACGGCATTCTGCGGAACTTGACATTCCCCGAAATTTGAGCCTTTACCTTCTAGTTGAGGTAGAAGGTTTAGCTCAACGCCAGCTAAAACGCTGGCAAGGCAGGCCTTGGGGCCTGCCCTGCCAGCGTTGAGGGGTCCGGATTGCGTGCCTCGCTAAGCGGCCACAACTTCTTTAGACTCGACGTCGCCATGGTGGCTGATCATGGTCAGCTCGTCGAATGGCTTGGTGCCGGACAGGACGTCTGTGACCTGCTGACGGTCGATTTCCTTGACCCACGTGCCGATCAGCACCGTGGCAACTGCGTTTCCGGTGAAGTTGGTCAGCGCCCGGGCCTCGGACATGAAGCGGTCGATACCTACGATCATGCCGACGCCGCCCAAAAGCTCGGGCCGGTGCGCCTGCAGGCCTGCTGCGAGAGTGGCCAAGCCTGCACCGGAAACTCCGGCTGCTCCCTTGGACGCGATGATCATGAAGACCAGCAGCGATACCTGGGCTCCGAGGTCCAACGGGATACCCATGGCGTTGGCGACGAACAGCGAGGCCATGGTCAGGTAGATGGCCGTTCCATCCAGGTTGAAGGAGTAACCGGTAGGCACCGTGACACCCACAACCGGCTTGGAAACACCCAAGTGCTCCATCTTGGCGATGAGCCGCGGCAGTGCTGCTTCTGAGGAAGACGTGGAGAAGATGAGCAGGTACTCGCGAGCGAGGTACTTCATCAGTTGGAAGATGCTGACGCCAGCCACGACTCGGAGCAAAGTGCCTAGCACCACAACGATGAACAATGCACAGGTGATGTAGAAGGCGACCATCAGGGTGAACATTCCGAAGATAGCCTTTACTCCGGTAGCACCGA is part of the Arthrobacter methylotrophus genome and harbors:
- a CDS encoding cation:dicarboxylate symporter family transporter — translated: MTSQRGEIAPAKAGRKGLDKSHYLYMAVIAAVVLGAVVGLMFPEVGKSLKPLGDGFIKLIKMMIAPVIFCTIVLGIGSIAKAATVGKVGGLALIYFLVMSTFALAIGLVVGNIIHPGEGLKLVPYNPNSPTSTNSTADFLLGIIPGDIPVLPTLLAAILVGFALQRMGSQGQPVLKAIQHGQALVFRILIMIMWLAPVGAFGAIAAVVGATGVKAIFGMFTLMVAFYITCALFIVVVLGTLLRVVAGVSIFQLMKYLAREYLLIFSTSSSEAALPRLIAKMEHLGVSKPVVGVTVPTGYSFNLDGTAIYLTMASLFVANAMGIPLDLGAQVSLLVFMIIASKGAAGVSGAGLATLAAGLQAHRPELLGGVGMIVGIDRFMSEARALTNFTGNAVATVLIGTWVKEIDRQQVTDVLSGTKPFDELTMISHHGDVESKEVVAA
- a CDS encoding ScpA family protein, encoding MGAAPPSYSSASNADDAGASPSGRKAGFEVRLANFTGPFDLLLGLISKHKLDITEVALATVTDEFIKYIRRLQELGKDWALDEASEFLVIAATLLDLKAARLLPAGEVEDAEDIALLEARDLLFARLLQYKAFKQVAAMMSGTLESEARRFPRQVALEGHFAALLPELIWRHTPEQFAALAAKTLAPKDQTPEEVGLDHLHGTPVSVKEQAEIIGYRLQRGMAQSFRALIADAESTLVVVARFLALLELFRDRVVAFEQPGPLAELTVRWTGRPEGWSSDGLSDEYDSVAEMGANAQTDTDSIEKAGEPL
- a CDS encoding ParA family protein, giving the protein MSSDRGATTLEGTDFDLEDAVMGPTGRPYRDFPEPAPLASHGPARVIAMVNQKGGVGKTTSTINLAAALAEFGRRVLLVDFDPQGALSAGLGANPHELDLTVYNVLMDRKVDIRDAIQQTGVEGIDLLPANIDLSAAEVQLVNEVAREQVLDRALKSVEDDYDVVLIDCQPSLGLLTVNALTAAHGVIIPLICEFFALRAVALLVETIEKVQDRLNPRLQVDGVLATMYDARTLHSREVISRLVEAFGDKVFETVIKRSIKFADATVAAEPITSYAGNHIGADAYRRLAKELISRGGAP
- the scpB gene encoding SMC-Scp complex subunit ScpB, encoding MSGQETGGDELEGLAELEGLPGGARAALEAVLMVIDEPATADELAAGLNVTVAVVEELLAGLQREYSGYTVKAPGRDADGLHGELNDVSSSAAPRGFELRNVAGGWRIYSRAEFADVVGRFVLEGQTARLTQAALETMAVIAYRQPVSRARVSAIRGVNVDSVVRTLVQRGLIEDSGTDPESGAVLYRTTSYFLERMGIGSLAELPQLSPHLPGLEGIEEFFDAERM